In the genome of Candidatus Omnitrophota bacterium, the window AACTTCACGATATCTCGTCTCGCTATGACCGACCAGGGAAGCCCCGATCCCGATCTCTTTAAGATGGGGGAGGTTTGTCTGGTCCGTATAAGCGCCGATGTTAAGGGAGAAGCCCTGGGCGAAGATATCGAATGGGGAGGTTACGGGATCTCGTAATAACATACTATTTTGATAATCCTTTTCACTGCCGCCTTTTAACGGATCCATAAGATAAGCACTGTTCGGAGAATTAAAGGTGCCAGAAAAGAGCTCGTCAGTCACAGGCTTCGATTCGAATGAATTGCGGATAATCGCGCAAACATATTCTGGCGCAGTTCTATTGTTATTAATGAAAATGCTTCCACTGAGAACGTCTAAAGCTTTTTTCAAGGACGATGATCGCCAGAAACGTGTTTCCTCGTGCAATGTGTAAGACATGAGGTCTTTTTCATACAGAAATTCGGTAAATGTCAAAAGCGCATGCCATTTATTGGGATCCTCAGATTTAAGGCGCACGATTTCCTGGAAAACTTTTCTTGCTACTTCCAGGGGCACCTGGATATCTTGCCCTTTCCACTGGTTTCTTAAAATGCACATTTCAGCCCCATTATTAGAGGAAGATGCACCAGCCGCGTAGTCGCGCGTTAAAAGGTTTTTGTCGAGATTGGCTTTAGTTAGATTCCTTAAACGAGGAAATTGCGTTAATAGCTTATCACCTAGTTCCAAATAATCCTGCGCATATGCCTTGTCCAGGTCATTTACTATTTCTCCTTCCGGAGTTATTTCATACGGAAGTCCATATGCCACACCGATTTCATGAACTATTGTGTCTAGCGATATCGATATAATGGCGAGGATTTGACCAAAACAAATATCACTATGTGTGCCATCAAGTAAAATAGAGTCCCTTTCCAGCCGTTCAAACTTAATCTTGTCCAAAAAGAAATATACGGCATTTTCACTTGTATGGCTTTTTACCGTTATAGGCTGACCATTTTCGTAGATAACCGGATAATCAACACCCTGAGGCACTTTTATAAAAACAATATTTTTCCCATCAAAAGCTGTGGAAAGGCTTATGTTAAATATGCCCAGAAATTTTTC includes:
- a CDS encoding triose-phosphate isomerase gives rise to the protein MEKNERVIDKFIRERIVAGDFAEMKGRAEKLDLDQRFPSRIKSKLYFENFLPLLQDDLEKFLGIFNISLSTAFDGKNIVFIKVPQGVDYPVIYENGQPITVKSHTSENAVYFFLDKIKFERLERDSILLDGTHSDICFGQILAIISISLDTIVHEIGVAYGLPYEITPEGEIVNDLDKAYAQDYLELGDKLLTQFPRLRNLTKANLDKNLLTRDYAAGASSSNNGAEMCILRNQWKGQDIQVPLEVARKVFQEIVRLKSEDPNKWHALLTFTEFLYEKDLMSYTLHEETRFWRSSSLKKALDVLSGSIFINNNRTAPEYVCAIIRNSFESKPVTDELFSGTFNSPNSAYLMDPLKGGSEKDYQNSMLLRDPVTSPFDIFAQGFSLNIGAYTDQTNLPHLKEIGIGASLVGHSETRYREV